A window from Mycobacterium saskatchewanense encodes these proteins:
- a CDS encoding amidohydrolase family protein — protein sequence MRPAHVCGLDCRIDFHTHIVVDVPDFAGKFGDPRWPTFHADGERRHLIRDGRAVRSLTASSWSPRQRIEDMDAAGIVHQVLSPIPPMICDWAAAGPATEWAERINAAVADIVSAHPRRFSGLGTVPLHHPDAAVAVLHRAHQAGLSGVEIGTTAGSRELDHLDLREFFCAAEELEMLIFVHPLILGTRSQWTDRIVGAAATFGLSMGTDTAIAATRLAFGGVTRKCPGLRICLAHGGGTFFWALPRISRLWDATNDATAADLVQNIYADTVVYRDANLHFLRSQLGPHRMVFGTDYPLPAHDDLSGSMLSGLGLTDARLVGTDTAARLLNVPIGH from the coding sequence ATGCGACCCGCACATGTCTGCGGTCTCGACTGTCGCATCGACTTTCACACCCACATCGTCGTCGACGTACCAGACTTCGCCGGCAAGTTCGGTGATCCGCGTTGGCCGACGTTCCACGCTGATGGCGAGCGGCGACACCTAATCCGCGACGGGCGGGCAGTCCGCAGTTTGACCGCCTCGAGCTGGTCGCCGCGACAGCGGATTGAAGACATGGACGCTGCGGGAATCGTCCATCAAGTACTGTCTCCTATACCGCCGATGATATGCGATTGGGCTGCAGCCGGGCCGGCGACCGAGTGGGCCGAGCGCATCAACGCCGCGGTCGCAGATATCGTATCCGCACACCCGCGCCGGTTCTCCGGGTTGGGCACAGTACCTTTGCATCATCCCGACGCGGCAGTCGCGGTCCTCCACCGCGCCCACCAAGCGGGACTGTCCGGAGTGGAAATAGGAACCACCGCCGGTTCCCGCGAACTTGATCATCTCGACCTACGCGAATTCTTTTGCGCCGCTGAAGAGCTCGAGATGCTGATCTTCGTCCACCCGCTGATATTAGGGACACGATCGCAATGGACTGATCGGATCGTGGGCGCGGCAGCGACCTTCGGGTTGAGCATGGGAACCGATACAGCCATCGCGGCCACCCGATTGGCGTTCGGCGGGGTGACACGGAAGTGCCCCGGTCTGCGCATCTGCCTGGCCCACGGCGGCGGAACCTTCTTTTGGGCACTGCCACGGATTTCCCGGCTCTGGGATGCCACCAACGATGCGACGGCGGCGGATCTGGTTCAGAACATCTACGCCGACACCGTGGTCTACCGCGATGCCAACCTGCACTTCCTCCGGAGCCAATTGGGGCCGCACCGAATGGTATTCGGCACCGACTACCCCCTCCCGGCGCACGATGATTTGTCGGGATCCATGCTGAGTGGTCTCGGGCTCACAGACGCCCGGTTAGTCGGGACAGACACCGCTGCCAGGCTACTCAACGTACCTATCGGCCACTAA
- a CDS encoding DUF2889 domain-containing protein: MRPSLRITDPIPNACCITRDAVTTTPQPDQPAVMRSKTLTVHPIGAQTYRFRARLTDVSSAGDYGPAADAPDGREERTIHDFGVTGVIEGPALAIAEITLDAATHPYHQCPAILPSCEALVGCSLANQWRAVVLDTFRATAGCTHVTTLLLGLAEARTMVFFLEMNARTAYNDTTLRNGSWTATGLQVAPTIEGACHVLAPGAPNIQRARAVTMNRSSSR, translated from the coding sequence TTGCGGCCTTCGCTGCGCATCACCGACCCGATCCCGAATGCCTGCTGCATCACCCGCGACGCCGTGACGACGACTCCTCAACCAGACCAGCCGGCGGTGATGCGCTCGAAGACGCTCACCGTGCATCCGATCGGTGCCCAGACGTACCGATTCCGGGCCCGGCTGACTGACGTATCCTCGGCCGGCGACTACGGACCGGCGGCCGACGCACCCGATGGTCGCGAGGAGCGCACCATCCACGATTTCGGGGTCACCGGAGTCATTGAGGGGCCGGCGCTGGCCATCGCCGAGATCACGCTGGACGCGGCAACGCACCCATATCACCAATGTCCGGCGATATTGCCCAGCTGTGAGGCGCTGGTGGGCTGTTCACTAGCCAACCAGTGGCGGGCGGTGGTGTTGGACACCTTCCGGGCGACGGCAGGGTGCACCCACGTTACGACGCTCTTGTTAGGTCTCGCCGAAGCACGAACAATGGTGTTCTTCCTGGAAATGAACGCCCGCACTGCCTACAACGACACGACCCTTCGAAACGGCAGCTGGACGGCGACCGGTCTGCAGGTGGCTCCCACCATCGAGGGAGCATGCCATGTCCTTGCGCCCGGAGCACCCAACATCCAGCGCGCCAGAGCGGTCACGATGAATCGATCATCGTCGAGATGA
- a CDS encoding DoxX family protein — protein MFIATLVIGIILGALLLFSAYGKLTRNAEQVKTITDVGFPPNYIWALALCEIAGALGVLIGLYWYPIGVAAAIGVILYFVFAVAAHLRVREYAVQAAAMMLALGLIYLVLRLLAV, from the coding sequence ATGTTCATCGCCACCCTCGTCATTGGGATAATCCTCGGCGCCCTGCTGTTATTCAGCGCCTATGGCAAGCTGACCAGGAACGCCGAGCAGGTAAAGACGATCACCGATGTCGGGTTCCCGCCGAACTACATTTGGGCGTTGGCGCTGTGTGAAATAGCCGGAGCGCTCGGCGTCTTGATAGGCCTGTACTGGTACCCCATCGGCGTCGCCGCCGCCATCGGGGTCATCCTGTACTTCGTCTTCGCAGTCGCCGCGCATCTGCGCGTGCGGGAATACGCTGTCCAGGCTGCGGCCATGATGCTGGCCCTTGGGCTGATCTATCTGGTCTTGCGCTTGCTCGCCGTTTGA
- a CDS encoding transketolase-like TK C-terminal-containing protein, protein MRTGSIDETSAPSAGSNAIPGDYDTLAAIEKRVLWLSTAMIHHANRVRPNSSGLKVGGHQASCASMVSIMTALWFQALGSQDRVSVKPHASPVLHSINYLLGYLDASYMTRLRAFGGLQSYPSRSKDPDPVDYSTGSVGIGATAPIWGAMARRFLRDKLPGIGAGRQYSLVGDAELDEGAVWEAILDPAVAELGEVVWIVDVNRQSLDRVVPNIAPPRLGAMFDAAGWQVITVKFGNLLETLFSRPNGDALRSRIIEMPNAEYQRLLRCSPAQLRERLPGTAADRADIAALIDTLDDETLIAAIRNLGGHDLRALTDAYERIDDGRPTVIFAYTIKGYGLPSQGHPQNHSALLSPEEFEGFAAEVGMDPDHPWARFDAESVSGQLCQTRAEKLRRAVIPGFPRPVFPQDFGRTPKGTATTQAALGRALLDLTREVPDAASRVVTVSPDVSSTTNLGGWVNKVGVWSLSERYNWFADDAETIMHWRETPAGQHIELGIAETNLVGLIGELGATWSRWGQPLYPIGVLYDPFVERALEPWSFGIYAGGQSILVGTPSGVTLAAEGGAHQSIKTPSIGLEQPNCISYEPAFAIDVEWVLLASLARLGRPDGVSAYLRLSTRPVNQALAAVPADPAARERRRRQVVAGGYPLVRRANPVVTIAGMGAVMTEVLAASQRLEHMGVEVDVVCVTSAGLLFQAMRARAGHGSADTWILDQLLPSNRATPMVTVLDGHPHTLSFLAGVNQVPAVSLGVSGFGQVGTLDEVYRYHQIDSDSIVRAVLDALQ, encoded by the coding sequence ATGAGGACTGGCTCGATCGACGAAACGAGCGCCCCCTCAGCGGGCTCGAACGCCATACCCGGTGACTACGACACCCTTGCCGCTATAGAGAAGCGCGTGCTGTGGCTGTCCACCGCGATGATTCATCACGCCAATCGGGTGCGGCCAAATAGCAGTGGGCTGAAGGTCGGTGGTCACCAAGCCTCCTGCGCTTCAATGGTTTCGATCATGACAGCGCTATGGTTTCAGGCGCTCGGTTCCCAAGACCGGGTATCGGTGAAACCGCACGCATCGCCGGTGCTGCACAGCATCAACTATCTGCTTGGGTACTTGGACGCGTCCTATATGACTCGGTTGCGTGCGTTCGGGGGACTGCAGTCCTATCCCAGTCGGTCCAAAGACCCCGACCCGGTTGACTATTCGACGGGGTCGGTGGGTATTGGTGCCACAGCGCCTATTTGGGGCGCGATGGCGCGTCGTTTCCTGCGCGACAAGCTGCCCGGCATCGGCGCCGGGCGTCAGTACTCGCTTGTCGGCGACGCCGAACTTGATGAAGGAGCAGTGTGGGAGGCGATACTTGACCCCGCAGTTGCTGAACTTGGTGAAGTGGTCTGGATCGTCGACGTAAACCGCCAGTCGCTTGATCGTGTGGTTCCGAATATTGCTCCCCCTCGACTGGGCGCGATGTTCGATGCGGCTGGGTGGCAAGTCATTACCGTGAAGTTCGGCAATCTGCTGGAAACTCTGTTCAGCCGGCCCAACGGCGACGCACTGCGATCTCGCATCATCGAGATGCCTAACGCGGAGTACCAGCGACTACTGCGATGTAGTCCCGCCCAATTGCGTGAACGGCTGCCGGGGACCGCGGCAGATCGCGCCGACATCGCGGCGCTCATCGACACCCTGGATGACGAGACACTGATCGCAGCCATTCGCAATCTCGGCGGACATGACCTGCGTGCGCTGACAGATGCGTACGAGCGGATTGACGACGGCCGACCGACCGTCATCTTTGCCTACACCATCAAGGGCTACGGATTGCCCAGCCAAGGACATCCCCAAAACCATTCAGCCTTGCTGAGTCCCGAGGAGTTCGAGGGATTTGCGGCCGAGGTCGGCATGGACCCCGATCACCCGTGGGCCCGGTTCGACGCCGAAAGCGTTTCCGGTCAGTTGTGCCAGACCAGAGCTGAAAAGCTTCGAAGGGCAGTCATTCCGGGGTTCCCCCGGCCCGTCTTCCCCCAAGACTTCGGGCGCACACCCAAAGGCACCGCCACCACGCAGGCGGCGCTGGGTCGTGCGTTGCTGGATCTGACCAGGGAAGTGCCAGATGCCGCTAGCCGCGTCGTCACGGTCAGCCCCGACGTCAGCTCCACCACCAATTTGGGTGGCTGGGTCAACAAGGTCGGGGTGTGGTCGCTGAGCGAGCGGTACAACTGGTTTGCGGACGACGCCGAAACGATCATGCATTGGCGCGAAACTCCCGCCGGCCAGCACATCGAACTTGGTATCGCCGAAACCAACCTGGTCGGGTTAATCGGCGAGTTGGGCGCTACGTGGAGCCGGTGGGGGCAACCGCTATACCCGATCGGGGTGCTGTATGACCCCTTCGTCGAGCGTGCGCTGGAACCGTGGTCCTTCGGAATCTACGCTGGAGGTCAGTCGATCCTGGTTGGAACACCATCCGGAGTGACGCTAGCCGCGGAGGGCGGCGCGCACCAGTCGATCAAGACGCCCTCGATCGGGCTCGAGCAACCCAATTGCATCAGCTACGAGCCTGCGTTCGCCATCGATGTCGAGTGGGTGCTGTTGGCTTCGTTAGCGCGCCTAGGCCGGCCCGACGGAGTCTCGGCCTATCTTCGACTGTCAACCCGGCCGGTCAATCAAGCCCTCGCCGCTGTTCCGGCGGATCCGGCCGCCCGGGAACGCCGCCGCCGTCAAGTCGTCGCTGGCGGCTATCCGCTTGTCCGCCGTGCCAACCCGGTGGTCACCATCGCCGGAATGGGAGCCGTCATGACCGAGGTTTTGGCCGCTTCGCAGCGCCTCGAACACATGGGCGTGGAGGTTGATGTCGTCTGTGTCACCAGCGCGGGCCTGCTTTTCCAAGCCATGCGGGCCCGCGCCGGACACGGCAGTGCCGACACGTGGATTCTCGATCAGCTGCTGCCCAGTAACCGCGCCACACCCATGGTCACGGTTTTGGACGGACACCCTCATACGTTGAGTTTCCTCGCCGGTGTCAATCAGGTTCCCGCTGTTTCGTTGGGTGTCAGCGGTTTCGGCCAGGTGGGCACGCTCGACGAGGTGTATCGGTATCACCAGATAGACAGCGACAGCATCGTGCGTGCCGTCCTGGACGCATTGCAGTGA
- a CDS encoding nuclear transport factor 2 family protein — MTTSPTTEPTVADRWGDRVREYFAAADRWDFAAFPDYLSPTLRFRLANNAPIEGLGEMIALAGRHKEAVKSVQHTLDRFAYDTDRRRVAVELTVSYVRHDDVKKSYPAAVVLDFDTDDLISGYRVFVDLSDLPN, encoded by the coding sequence ATGACGACCAGCCCGACCACCGAGCCCACTGTTGCTGACAGATGGGGGGACCGGGTGCGTGAATATTTCGCGGCAGCCGACCGCTGGGATTTCGCCGCCTTTCCGGACTACCTCAGTCCCACACTGCGTTTCCGGCTCGCGAACAACGCTCCTATCGAGGGCCTTGGCGAGATGATTGCCCTGGCGGGCCGGCACAAGGAAGCTGTCAAGTCGGTACAGCACACCCTTGACCGATTCGCCTATGACACCGATCGTCGCCGGGTCGCCGTCGAGTTGACGGTCAGCTACGTACGGCACGACGACGTGAAGAAAAGCTATCCGGCCGCCGTCGTGTTGGACTTCGACACCGACGACCTCATCAGCGGTTACCGGGTGTTCGTCGACCTCAGCGACCTCCCGAACTAG
- a CDS encoding TetR/AcrR family transcriptional regulator has product MSELSRKRQRASHEPSRLYSMRRRELLKAAADVFHSRGLSQASLTEISQTLNVDRATLYYYFGSKTQLFRAVILESIETVVAQAQSVSSAPGTARSRLSALISQVVVSFDTHYPALHVFVQEDMRRLPCDAIPDPDQQRLAQLADFFMDTMERLIAEGVDAGEFRDLGDARVLALIIQGSLNWMHRWFDPQGEQDAASIARIICAVFLDGLVAVAPASDA; this is encoded by the coding sequence ATGAGCGAGCTGTCGCGAAAACGACAGCGAGCCAGCCACGAGCCGAGTCGGCTGTATTCGATGAGGCGCCGGGAATTGCTCAAGGCTGCCGCCGATGTCTTCCACAGCAGGGGTTTGTCGCAGGCCAGCCTTACCGAGATCAGCCAAACCCTCAATGTCGACCGCGCCACCCTTTACTACTATTTCGGCAGCAAGACACAATTGTTTCGGGCAGTGATCTTGGAGTCAATCGAGACGGTCGTCGCCCAGGCGCAGTCAGTCAGCTCGGCTCCCGGAACCGCAAGAAGCCGGTTGAGTGCGTTGATTTCTCAAGTCGTCGTGTCGTTCGACACGCATTACCCGGCCCTCCACGTCTTCGTGCAAGAAGACATGAGGCGCTTGCCGTGCGATGCCATACCGGATCCAGACCAACAGCGCCTGGCTCAACTTGCGGACTTCTTCATGGACACGATGGAGCGTCTCATCGCCGAAGGCGTGGACGCCGGGGAGTTCCGAGACTTGGGAGACGCTCGAGTCCTGGCCTTGATCATTCAGGGCTCCCTCAACTGGATGCATCGTTGGTTTGACCCGCAGGGCGAACAAGACGCCGCATCGATCGCCCGGATAATCTGCGCGGTCTTTCTCGACGGCCTTGTCGCGGTAGCACCGGCCTCCGACGCTTGA
- a CDS encoding class I adenylate-forming enzyme family protein, translating into MLDVRSAMRRSAKFHRDLPAVTSEGRTLTFGQAWDRGIRLANALISLGVKPGDRVAVLEDNCIEAADFYLAAAIANIVRVPLYRRNSVIAHEHMITHTDAKVVVVSAEYAHELAGLDAKIPGLTIVVRDENYNKWLELQDHTDPDPAVDLDDVFIIRHSAGTTGKAKGIAYTHRAWMSATRDWFYMLPPVDLGDRCLHVGPISHGSGYLFLPIWLAGGCNILAPKFDAASFVATLVDEKVGYLFAVPTMIADIVAHAGGRRLDLPHLKSVLVSGAPISEHTALAGREVLGDTLYQLYGQTEAVPVAMMGPREWFGALAGSEPLRAAGRVMPFAELEIRDDENRSLPVGEAGEIAIRCEGQMTGLWNDIELTERRLRDGWVLTGDIGRLDEHGFLYIVDRVDDMIVSGGFNIWPTELEQAIAEIPGVREVVVVGIPHEKWGEAPMAMIYADRNARITDDTVIAWCREKLGSYKKPSQIMFIDEPLPRSPVGKIQRKVIREPYWAGHARRVSGS; encoded by the coding sequence ATGTTAGATGTCAGAAGTGCCATGCGACGGTCGGCGAAGTTTCATCGCGACCTGCCGGCTGTGACCAGCGAGGGGCGAACGCTGACATTCGGCCAGGCATGGGATCGGGGGATACGGCTGGCGAACGCGCTCATATCGTTGGGCGTCAAGCCTGGCGATCGAGTCGCGGTACTGGAGGACAACTGCATCGAGGCCGCCGACTTCTACCTCGCCGCGGCGATAGCCAACATCGTCCGTGTGCCCCTGTACCGGCGCAACTCGGTCATCGCGCACGAGCACATGATCACCCATACCGATGCCAAAGTCGTTGTCGTGTCCGCGGAGTACGCCCACGAGCTGGCCGGTCTCGATGCGAAGATACCGGGCTTGACCATCGTGGTTCGCGACGAAAACTACAACAAGTGGCTCGAACTGCAAGACCACACAGATCCGGATCCCGCTGTCGACCTTGACGATGTCTTCATCATTCGTCATTCGGCTGGGACGACCGGTAAGGCCAAAGGCATCGCATACACCCATCGGGCATGGATGAGCGCGACGAGGGACTGGTTCTACATGCTGCCACCCGTCGACCTCGGCGACCGCTGCTTGCACGTAGGCCCCATCTCGCACGGCTCGGGTTACCTGTTCTTGCCGATCTGGCTGGCGGGCGGGTGCAACATCCTCGCACCCAAATTCGACGCGGCCAGCTTCGTCGCGACGTTAGTTGACGAGAAAGTAGGCTACCTGTTCGCCGTGCCGACGATGATCGCAGACATCGTCGCGCACGCCGGGGGGCGACGCCTCGACCTGCCCCACCTGAAATCCGTGTTGGTCTCCGGGGCGCCGATCAGTGAACACACCGCCTTGGCAGGCCGCGAGGTCCTAGGGGACACGCTGTACCAGCTTTACGGTCAGACCGAGGCGGTGCCCGTGGCCATGATGGGGCCCAGGGAGTGGTTCGGCGCGTTGGCGGGATCGGAACCACTGCGGGCGGCAGGACGCGTCATGCCGTTCGCCGAACTAGAGATTCGTGACGACGAGAATCGATCGCTGCCTGTCGGGGAAGCCGGCGAAATCGCCATCAGATGTGAAGGGCAGATGACGGGCTTGTGGAACGACATCGAACTGACGGAGCGACGACTGCGCGACGGCTGGGTCCTGACCGGCGACATCGGTCGCCTTGACGAACACGGCTTTCTCTATATCGTCGACCGAGTCGACGATATGATCGTGTCGGGTGGTTTCAACATTTGGCCCACTGAACTCGAACAAGCCATCGCCGAGATCCCTGGGGTACGCGAGGTGGTTGTGGTGGGCATACCGCACGAAAAGTGGGGTGAAGCCCCGATGGCCATGATCTACGCCGACAGAAATGCGCGGATCACCGACGATACGGTCATTGCGTGGTGCCGCGAAAAGCTCGGGTCCTACAAGAAGCCAAGCCAGATCATGTTCATCGATGAACCATTGCCCCGCAGCCCGGTGGGGAAGATCCAGCGCAAGGTGATTCGAGAGCCATACTGGGCCGGGCACGCTCGCCGGGTATCCGGTTCCTGA
- a CDS encoding SDR family NAD(P)-dependent oxidoreductase: MPHADVALVTGAGAGAGREYVRLLLADGYRVLAVSLLDEELQALADDLDPGDGRLVTQQADLCEQHAAEKLMAWCDSQGHQVDILINNAGFAAYGAPCEIDLSKVERMLMLNVVTSTKLSMLFGERMKQRGRGRILMMGSSAGFSPTVKFAAYGASKGFINTFAVALGAELKHYGVQVTNVAPGSFQSKFAATADIAGYRGSSLMKRIYETEKLDARAVAEAGYRALMGGKPTVTVGAKAAAAKVMARVFSPVFLARCSRVL; this comes from the coding sequence ATGCCGCACGCCGATGTCGCGCTGGTCACTGGCGCCGGCGCGGGCGCCGGACGTGAGTACGTTCGACTGCTCCTTGCCGATGGCTACCGCGTGCTCGCGGTGAGCCTCCTCGATGAGGAATTACAGGCACTCGCGGACGATTTGGATCCCGGTGATGGGCGCCTCGTGACACAGCAGGCTGACCTTTGCGAACAGCATGCGGCTGAGAAGCTGATGGCCTGGTGCGACAGCCAAGGACACCAGGTCGACATACTGATCAACAATGCCGGATTCGCGGCCTACGGCGCGCCCTGCGAAATCGACCTTTCCAAGGTCGAGAGGATGTTGATGCTCAACGTCGTCACGTCGACCAAACTGTCAATGCTGTTCGGGGAACGCATGAAGCAACGCGGCCGGGGTCGGATCCTAATGATGGGTTCCTCGGCCGGCTTCTCGCCGACCGTCAAGTTCGCGGCCTATGGGGCCTCTAAAGGCTTCATCAACACCTTCGCTGTGGCACTTGGAGCCGAGCTGAAACACTATGGCGTCCAAGTCACCAATGTCGCCCCTGGTTCGTTTCAATCCAAGTTCGCGGCAACCGCGGACATCGCGGGCTATCGCGGCTCTTCGCTCATGAAGCGCATCTACGAAACGGAGAAGCTCGACGCCCGAGCCGTGGCCGAGGCGGGGTACCGGGCATTGATGGGCGGAAAGCCTACGGTCACGGTCGGCGCCAAAGCTGCCGCCGCCAAAGTCATGGCTCGAGTTTTCTCGCCGGTGTTCCTGGCACGCTGCTCTCGCGTCCTTTGA
- a CDS encoding non-heme iron oxygenase ferredoxin subunit, whose protein sequence is MDDLADGQLCRLPGAAHVAVYRIGDHFYATQDSCSHEQWSLADDGELEGYEIVCSLHLARFDVRDGRALCLPALQPLRTYPTRVVDGRVLIDVDDADEPTTDQVSADSSPPG, encoded by the coding sequence GTGGACGACCTCGCCGATGGTCAGCTCTGTCGCCTACCTGGGGCGGCCCATGTTGCCGTGTACCGTATCGGCGACCACTTCTACGCCACACAGGATTCCTGCAGCCACGAGCAATGGTCATTGGCCGACGACGGCGAACTCGAGGGTTACGAAATTGTCTGCTCATTGCACCTGGCACGGTTCGATGTACGCGACGGCCGCGCACTGTGCCTTCCCGCTCTTCAGCCACTGCGGACCTACCCGACGCGCGTGGTCGACGGTCGCGTCCTCATCGATGTCGACGACGCCGATGAGCCGACGACCGACCAAGTCAGCGCCGATTCGAGCCCACCGGGATGA